A genomic region of Raphanus sativus cultivar WK10039 chromosome 6, ASM80110v3, whole genome shotgun sequence contains the following coding sequences:
- the LOC108806642 gene encoding phytyl ester synthase 2, chloroplastic has product MEEVTLLGSVFSLSPVFTSKPNPRRQTHRVTAINSVASKTRGGVRHIRKNEDGAMVAKVMENPYSEAEMASPDLRKSLSDFLEEARDHFVGDDDGPPRWFSPLECAAQAKGSPLLLFIPGIDGTGLGLIRHHKKLGEVFDVWCLHIPVRDRTPAKDLVKLIERTVKSESYRFPNRPIYLVGESIGACLALDVAARNPNIDLALILANPATQVNNLMSQPLVGMLNVLPYGVPTLLEEIFGFKQGDPFAAMLDALTNEFAVHQMSGVGGGILRDLFAVSANLPTLSRIFPKDTLLWKLELLKSAVASANSHIYAVRAETLILLSGRDQWLLNEEDIDRYSHTLSKCIVRKLKDNGHFLFFEDGVDLVSIIKCTCFYRRGKSHDHLSDYIMPTRYELKQQLDDHKLLIDATSPVYLSTLANGKLVRGLEGIPSEGPVLYVGYHMLLGLELGPMVTQFLKERNIHLRGLAHPMLFVNGKDALVDTQMFDKYKIMGGVPVSNFNIFKLLRSKSHVLLYPGGVREALHNKGEEYKLFWPEQPEFVRVASRFGAKIVPFGVVGEDDICDLVLDANDQRNIPILKDFMEEATKKAGNLREGDETELGNQICYLPGLVPKIPGRLYYYFGKPIETAGREQELKDKDKAQEFYLQVKSEVEQCISYLKMKRERDPYRQLLPRMLYQASHGFSSEIPSFDL; this is encoded by the exons ATGGAGGAGGTTACACTACTTGGCTCCGTCTTCAGTCTCTCTCCCGTCTTCACTTCGAAGCCAAACCCACGGCGACAAACGCATCGAGTCACCGCCATCAACTCGGTTGCATCTAAGACTCGTGGAGGTGTTCGTCATATACGTAAGAATGAAGACGGAGCGATGGTAGCAAAGGTCATGGAGAATCCGTATTCGGAAGCGGAGATGGCGAGTCCCGATCTGCGGAAGAGCTTGTCGGACTTCTTGGAGGAAGCTAGAGATCATTTCGTGGGAGATGATGATGGTCCGCCTCGTTGGTTCTCTCCGTTGGAGTGTGCAGCTCAGGCTAAAGGCTCTCCTCTGCTCCTTTTCATACCTG GTATAGATGGTACTGGACTTGGCCTCATTCGGCACCACAAGAAACTTGGAGA GGTTTTTGATGTATGGTGCCTTCACATTCCAGTCAGGGATCGTACTCCTGCTAAAG ACTTGGTGAAGCTTATTGAGAGGACAGTTAAGTCGGAGAGCTACCGTTTCCCAAACAGACCTATATATTTGGTTGGAGAGTCTATTGGAGCGTGTCTTGCGTTAGATGTTGCAGCTAGGAATCCCAACATCGACCTTGCTCTGATCTTGGCTAATCCAG CCACACAAGTCAACAACCTCATGTCACAACCTCTAGTGGGAATGCTAAATGTTTTACCATATGGTGTGCCCACACTACTGGAAGAAATATTTGGTTTTAAACAAG GCGATCCATTTGCTGCAATGTTAGACGCTTTGACGAATGAGTTTGCAGTCCATCAAATGAGTGGAGTTGGTGGAGGGATACTAAGAGATCTCTTTGCAGTTTCAGCTAATCTTCCT acCTTGAGTAGGATCTTCCCTAAGGACACACTTCTCTGGAAGCTGGAACTGCTTAAGTCTGCTGTTGCATCTGCAAATTCTCACATATACGCGGTCAGAGCTGAAACACTGATACTTCTCAG TGGACGTGATCAATGGCTGCTGAATGAAGAAGACATTGACAGATACTCTCATACACTGTCAAAATGTATTGTCCGTAAGCTTAAAGACAATGGGCACTTTCTCTTTTTT GAGGACGGAGTAGACCTGGTTTCTATCATCAAGTGTACTTGTTTTTATCGCCGTGGGAAGTCTCATGATCACCTTTCAGATTACATTATGCCTACCAGATATGAGCTAAAGCAACAACTAGACGACCACAA ACTCCTAATAGATGCTACTTCCCCTGTATATCTGTCAACACTTGCAAACGGTAAACTTGTGAGGGGCCTTGAAGGTATACCTTCAGAAGGACCTGTACTATACGTTGGCTATCACATGTTACTTGGACTTGAGCTAGGTCCAATGGTAACTCAGTTCTTGAAAGAGAGAAACATCCACTTGCGCGGCTTGGCACATCCAATGCTTTTTGTAAACGGCAAAGATGCGTTAGTGGACACACAGATGTTTGATAAATATAAGATAATGGGTGGAGTTCCTGTCTCTAACTTCAATATCTTCAAACTACTACGCTCAAAGTCTCATGTGCTTTTGTATCCTGGTGGTGTCCGTGAAGCTTTGCATAACAAG GGTGAAGAATACAAGTTATTCTGGCCAGAGCAACCAGAGTTTGTGAGAGTTGCATCTAGATTTGGAGCCAAGATTGTCCCATTTGGTGTTGTTGGGGAAGACGACATCTGCGAT CTTGTCCTTGATGCCAATGATCAAAGAAACATCCCTATCTTAAAGGATTTTATGGAAGAAGCAACAAAGAAAGCTGGAAACTTAAG GGAAGGAGATGAGACCGAACTGGGAAACCAGATATGCTATCTCCCAGGACTTGTACCTAAGATTCCTGGGAGGCTCTACTACTACTTTGGAAAACCAATAGAAACGGCAG GCAGGGAACAAGAGCTAAAGGACAAAGACAAGGCTCAAGAGTTTTACTTGCAAGTCAAGTCTGAGGTTGAACAATGCATTTCCtatttgaaaatgaaaagagagagagatccaTACAGACAATTGTTGCCAAGAATGTTGTATCAGGCCTCACATGGTTTCTCTTCTGAAATTCCGTCATTTGATCTTTGA
- the LOC108811793 gene encoding uncharacterized protein LOC108811793: MEMGMRKLSSVSALVFLALISASTTTLESEVPFMVVHKKASLSSIKSGVQRVFVTIDIHNQGSSSAYDVNLVDDTWNSNLFGIVSGNTSNSWEKLDVGQVLSHSFELKSKTKGLFYGSPAVVTLRVPSKGVIQAYSTPILPLDVLAETIPEKKLDLVMRLSVKKVT; encoded by the exons atggagatggGAATGAGGAAGCTCTCTTCGGTGTCGGCTCTTGTATTCCTTGCATTGATATCGGCTTCAACGACAACCTTGGAATCAGAGGTCCCTTTCATGGTGGTTCACAAGAAGGCGTCTCTCTCTAGCATCAAATCAGGAGTACAACGCGTCTTTGTCACCATCGACATCCACAATCAAGGATCCTC ATCAGCCTATGATGTAAATCTGGTAGATGATACCTGGAATTCAAATCTCTTTGGGATTGTTAGTGGCAACACTTCAAATTCATGGGAAAAGCTTGATGT TGGTCAAGTTCTGTCACATTCATTTGAGTTGAAGAGTAAAACAAAGGGTCTCTTCTATGGTTCACCAGCTGTTGTTACTCTCCGTGTCCCATCTAAGGGTGTTATTCag GCGTATTCAACTCCAATATTGCCGCTAGATGTACTAGCAGAGACTATCCCTgaaaagaagcttgatttggtaATGCGTCTTTCCGTTAAAAAAGTTACTTGA
- the LOC108813211 gene encoding protein AUXIN SIGNALING F-BOX 2, translated as MNYFPDEVVEHVFDFVTSHKDRNSISLVCKSWFKIERYSRQNVFIGNCYSINPERLLRRFPCFKSLTLKGKPHFADFNLVPHGWGGFVQPWIEALARSRVGLEELRLKRMVVTDESLELLSRSFVNFKSLVLVSCEGFSTDGLASIASNCRHLRDLDLQENEIDDHRGQWLSCFPEAYTSLVTLNFACLEGETNLVALERLVARSPNLRSLKLNRAVPLDALARLMACAPQIVDLGVGSYEDEQDSESCLKLQAAIRKCTSLRSLSGFLEAAPHCLSAFHPVCHNLTYLNLSYAAEINGSHLIRLIEHCKKLQRLWILDSIGDKGLEVVASTCKELQELRVFPTDLQGGGNTAVTEDGLVAISAGCPKLHSILYFCQQMTNAALITVAKNCPNFIRFRLCILEPHKPDHVTSQPLDEGFGAIVQACKNLKRLSVSGLLTDQVFLYIGMFATQLEMLSIAFAGDTDKGMLYVLNGCKKMRKLEIRDSPFGDTALLADVNKYVTMRSLWMSSCEVTLGGCKRLAQKAPWLNVEIINENDNNRMEENGYEGRQKVDKMYLYRTVVGTRVDAPPFVWIL; from the exons ATGAACTACTTCCCCGATGAAGTGGTAGAGCACGTCTTCGACTTCGTCACATCTCATAAAGACAGGAACTCAATATCTCTGGTTTGCAAATCTTGGTTCAAGATCGAGAGATACAGCAGACAGAACGTGTTCATCGGCAACTGTTACTCGATAAACCCGGAGAGGTTACTAAGGAGGTTTCCTTGTTTCAAGTCCTTAACCTTGAAAGGCAAGCCTCACTTCGCTGACTTCAACTTGGTTCCTCACGGATGGGGAGGCTTCGTGCAGCCTTGGATCGAGGCTTTGGCGAGAAGCCGCGTGGGGCTAGAGGAGCTGAGGTTGAAGCGGATGGTTGTGACTGATGAGAGCTTGGAGCTGCTTTCGCGTTCCTTTGTGAATTTTAAGTCTTTGGTGCTTGTTAGCTGTGAAGGGTTTAGCACTGATGGTTTAGCCTCCATTGCATCTAACTGCAG GCATCTACGAGATCTTGACTTGCAAGAGAATGAAATTGATGATCACAGAGGTCAGTGGCTAAGCTGTTTCCCAGAGGCTTACACATCTCTTGTCACGTTGAACTTTGCGTGTTTAGAAGGTGAAACCAATCTTGTGGCTTTGGAGAGGTTAGTTGCAAGGTCTCCAAATCTAAGGAGTCTGAAGCTAAACCGTGCAGTGCCGCTCGATGCACTGGCGAGGTTAATGGCTTGTGCGCCGCAGATAGTTGACTTGGGAGTAGGGTCTTATGAGGATGAGCAAGATTCAGAGTCTTGTCTGAAACTCCAGGCTGCTATAAGGAAATGCACATCGTTAAGAAGTTTGTCTGGCTTTCTTGAGGCTGCTCCTCATTGCCTCTCAGCGTTCCACCCAGTATGTCATAATCTCACCTATTTGAATCTTAGTTATGCAGCTGAGATCAATGGCAGCCACTTGATTAGGCTTattgagcattgcaagaagctCCAACGTTTATGG ATATTGGATAGTATAGGTGACAAAGGTCTTGAAGTGGTAGCTTCTACATGTAAAGAGTTACAAGAGCTCAGGGTTTTTCCAACTGATTTACAGGGTGGAGGCAACACAGCTGTGACAGAAGATGGTCTAGTTGCCATCTCCGCAGGTTGCCCTAAGCTTCACTCTATTCTCTACTTCTGCCAGCAGATGACAAACGCAGCGCTCATAACCGTTGCCAAGAACTGTCCAAATTTCATCCGGTTCAGACTCTGCATCCTCGAGCCACACAAACCCGACCACGTCACATCTCAGCCTCTAGACGAAGGCTTTGGAGCAATCGTGCAAGCATGCAAGAACTTGAAACGGCTTTCAGTCTCTGGTCTCCTTACAGACCAAGTCTTTCTCTACATCGGCATGTTTGCAACTCAGCTTGAGATGCTCTCCATAGCTTTTGCTGGCGATACGGATAAAGGCATGTTGTATGTGTTGAACGGTTGCAAAAAGATGAGGAAGCTAGAGATTAGGGATAGTCCGTTTGGGGACACGGCGCTTCTCGCTGATGTGAACAAGTATGTAACAATGCGATCCCTTTGGATGTCTTCATGTGAAGTCACTCTTGGGGGATGCAAAAGGCTTGCACAGAAAGCGCCATGGCTCAATGTAGAGATCATAAACGAGAACGATAATAACCGGATGGAGGAAAATGGATACGAGGGAAGACAGAAGGTGGATAAAATGTATCTGTACCGGACCGTGGTTGGGACAAGGGTTGATGCGCCGCCATTTGTGTGGAttctctag